Below is a window of Terriglobia bacterium DNA.
GGTTAAGCCGCTGCCGCAGTCGTTGGTTCGTTGAGCTTTGTAATGCTCCACCAAATGGCGACCATAACAAGCCACGAACACGTTAACTTGAGGATGGTGGCTCCGTCTATGCTAACGGGAGCATGGCATCTGGCAATCCAACCACAAGTCGCAACGGGCAGAAAAAATGCCAAGTTTCGCATCGATTCCCATCTCAAAGCCCTCCAGTGTGCCAAGCCAGCTAGGAATTTCAAAACGAAAAACAGGGAGAGTGTTGACAAAAACCATCGCGGATGATCTGGAATGGAGATTGCGGCTAAGTACCAGCAAATCAGAATCCCAATTTCAAGAATGAGGCCAAGAAATGACAGCGATCCCGGACGTTGGAATCTTGCAATCTGAGTCTCATATAAAAAATAGTCCTCTAGGATGACCAGAATAAGAAATCCAACACTGTAGAATACGGGGTCCCATTGAAGATGATTCCCGTTTATCAATGGAAGCACAGCTGCGACGACGATCGCGTACATGAAATCGACAAATACACGACGTGTGATTGGGGGATCAGGCATTTATTCGACTCTTAGTAAGCGCTCGTTTTTGTAAGGTGGTGGGGCTCTTTAGCCCCCCGACCCAGGGACCACACTTTATAATCGATGTGAAGCATTGTCGGCGCCGGAGTGGACATCCGCTGCAACACCTGAAGAAGCTTCCACTGAACATTCTCGGTCTGAGCACGGATTTCCTGTTCTTCAATCGAGTCTTTCGGGATCAGGACTCGATCAATGATCTTACTCTGCAACTCTGGTGCGTAGCTCAGAATCCCAGCGTTATGTAATCCCCGCGGAACTGCATAATCGGCGATCGGTCCCAGATCTTCGAAGTCCGCAATTTGAGGAAGGACAGTCGATGCCGCTGCTCTTCCTTGGTACATCATTGGGAGCAGCTGGGCGCGTTTATGGAACTTGAGCACTGCATTAGTTCTCTTGTATACGCTCTCATCTCTGAAGGAGCTAAACTGGCTGGTCAACCTGTCGACTATGCCATTTCCTCCAAATGCTCTGAATCTCGCTTCGATGAAAAGGTTAGAGAACTCGCCCCCGTAATGTGTTTCCAGAACTGCACCGATTTCATTGAGTATACGAAGCCTCTCATCCGCCATTGGAATCGGAACTTTGCCAGCAAAGATTTCGTCAAACTCTTTGCGATTTAGATTGCGGAGGAAACGCCCCTTTAGGACTTCCTTGCCTCTTTCCAGTGCACGCAAAATGCAGCCCCACATTGCGAAGGCCCCCTTCCAAATGCCCCCGTTGTATTCGATTTCAAATGATTTGTACGTGCTAAAGTCAGTAAAAGCAAAGTTGATGGAGTTTCCAACCCCGAGAAAGTTGGTGAACGTTTCGTCGTCGTCCGACGGAAAAACAGGCAGCCTCCAGTTCGGCAGTTCCAGCGGTTCTTTCGAAAGCTCTTCCGAAACTACCCGAAGCCGTTTTTCGTCGATGAAGACGCAGGTAGGTGAGCTCCAAATTGGCTCGAGAGTGCTAATGAATGGGTTCATCTTAACCCACGACCTCCTTTGGGATTCTGGCGAAGCTCAGGCGGCGGTAGATTGAGGCCTAATGCCTGGAAGATGCTCTCTTCGGATTCTGAAGCAATCATCCGCCCCCCTCGGAAGAGTCCGGAACCATCGGCTTTGAGTTGCATGCCGAGATCCTTCGCTCGAGTGCAAAGAAAAATGTTGTGCTCGCGAGAACCAGTTCTTATAAGCAGCAGGGTTGCCCAAGTCTCAGGGGAAGCAACGTAGAAATCAACCGTTATATGATGGCCGCAGAGTTGGAAGCGCACTGCCTTCTCACCTCGCTGGATGAGGTCTATTTTGCCGCTCGAAGCAAGCTCATCGAGTACCCTGTCAACCTCAGAGACCTGCTCGGGATCACCAAACAATGTTCTCGGTGGAACGGTCGTGAAACGAGGAATAGCAATGATGTCAAGGTCATGAACTACTTTGCACCGCCGCCGTACCGAACCTGCGACCGCAATCCGGTCGACCGCGCCAGCAAAAAGCTCACACACTTCTGTACCGAGCCGCTCACCAATCGACAACGGGAAAGAGTGGGGCTTTGTGGTTTTCGTGTCATTCATGATGTGCTTTGTGCCGCTTTGGCGGCTTCCTCAAACCAACCAAGGTATCGGCTTCGGGTCTGCAGTCGAGAGAGACTTTGGCGGACGTTCGTCGGGCCAAGAACTACTCGCGTCAAGACCGGGCTTGTAAAAAAGTGAATTAAGTCCAAGTCGTTCCCCCGTCTCAAGGACTTGAGCAGGAATGGGATCCATATCTGCTCAGCCCAAAACACTGACCGCCTCCCTGAGTATAAGCGGGAGGTAGGCAGTTCGGGAATATCCAATCCTCGCACGACACGTTGAATTTGCCCAGAGGATATCAGTAGAAGTCCCTCTGGAGAACGTAAGCGACGGGCATGCTCTAACTGAGAATAACAATTGCCGCAAGGATCCAGATCGATCAAATCGAAGGAGCGTGCACTTAGTGAAGGCATGAGTGATAAATTGTCGCAATATGCAACCGCTAGCTTACGGGTGCGCCTGAGTGTCAGGAGAGTTTCTACCGCCTCTCTGTTCTTATCGATCGCAACAATCAGTTTGGCGTATTTGGCAAAGATACGCGTGCTGGTGCCATCTCCTGCGAATGCATCCAACACCCTTTCGGGCCGCAGCGCCTTGGCAATAATTTGATTGATGCGAAGCTTCTCTGATTCGATCGGATTCATCCGAGCGTATTGGTAAAGGCTGGTTTTGCGTGGCAGTCGTGGCATTTATCTTGTTACGAACTATAGAGTAGGGAGTATAGCGCATATATGATCAGGAAAAACTAACGCAAATTTTCATCTCATGGCATCTTTGTGGGTTCTTTACATGATGGAGGAGGCGGGAACACCCTGTATTCAGCTTTTGCACGACGGATTGGAAGCCTATCGCCGGCCATCAACGCTGCCGGTTGCCTCACGGGGAAATAACGGCCCAGCTAGAGCGCTACCGGGTTGTCATCGAATTGCAGTAGATTATTCTCAACGATGTTAAGTTGGCACCCTTTTACTGCTCATTACAGTCAAGTGCCACGAGCTTATGATCCCCTCTGTGTCTGAGATTTGGGAAGTCGATACGGCCCGGCGAAGACCCGGGCTGTTATCGTCAATAACATCCAGCAGACAAGGATGCATTTCATGTGGGCATTTGGATACGGCTCATTGATGTGGGACGGTTGGGAGAAGCAATTCGGCTTGTCTGCGACGGCCGGTTGCGGTGCTGCATGGGCATTGAAGTTGGGAAGATCGCTCCTTTCCAAGCCTTTGAATGCACAGCAATTATTACACCAAGTTGACGCACGCGAGCCATCCATTCTCTGAGGTGAAGTAGTGTGGAGTAGAAGAACGGATTTTCTCGAAACACAGCGTGGTCAGGCTTGGGCTTGGCGATATCGCCAACGCAGATGTGTTCATTTGGAAGTCGATGGATGTCTGGAAAGCAAGACCAGTTCTTCCGATGCGAGCCGGGCACAATTCCAGAAGGAAATCGCCCAGCAGATGCTAAGACAAGGAAGACATCGCGCGTTCCGCGTTCCGGTCATTCTGCAAATGGACTTCGACCCGGCACTGGACTCTCCACCTCCCGCGATCTACAGCTTGGCGAAGCATTATCTCGATCTGCTCCAGGAGCCAATGGCCAGCTCCAGACTCCAGGGGGCGCGCATTCTCCTTGCTGATGACCGTCTGGTGAAGTTATTGATTTGCAACTATCATCTCCACGGATCAGGTCGCGGCGTCCGGATCCGCGTTGCCACCTTGAACGATTTTGTCCTTAACCTTGAGCTCTACGAGCGGATTATCAACGGCAATTTTAGCGATGGATCAAGGCACTACGGCGATAAGGACAGATCAAAACGTCTCTACTCTAACCCGGATGATGCGATAGACGACTACCAGGACCATCTCGCCAAGAGAGAAACGTATTTCGCCGAAGGTCGGGGAGAAATGTGGGAGCGCTTCCACCTTATGAACAAGCGGCGTTTACAGGAAAAGTTTCTCAAAGACCATCAACCGAGTCCTGACCAGTTGGCATCGGTATTCCGTCGTTCGAGGTTCGGCAAGTCGCGGCTGCGAAAGTTCGACGAACTGCTGAATGCCGCATCCCGCAATCTGCTTATGCAAGCTCTCGTGAGCATTGACTTAGGAACGCCCGCTGCCAAGAGCGGTGAGACCAAGGTTTTCAAGAACAGCGTGCATCAGGCGCTTGCGGCGCTACGTAAAAAACGACATTACATGTTCCCGCTGCTGACAACAGCGGGAGTCACAATTATCCACGTTCCCGCGAAGAAATCCCAAGGCATCGATCTCGACAACTTGGCTCGAAAAATCATTCCGCTCGTTCACGCCGAGCTTAATCCTCCCGCCACGCTCTTGCATGCACTTACTCCACTCGAGCGGGAAGGGGCGGACGATCCGTTCTTCGAACGGGAACTGGCCGCGCTTAAACGCGTTCCCAAGGATCATGTTACGCGTTACCAGGTCTTGGAATTGCCACGGACGGCGAGAGATGCGGAAGCCGGAAGCGTGCGACTTGTGCTGCACAGTGGCACCCGAGAAGGGTCGGGGCCCTGGGATGACTGCGATAAGGTCATACGGGAGTGGGAGTCCGACTTGGGTCGCGGCTATTGAGAGAGGGGCGCGGCTCTGAACGGCTTTGAAATCTTGAGTTCCGTCACGATCCTTGAATGTTGGGGCGTTTCTCGTTCCTAATCCGTGAAGGCGACTTCATGGGAGTGCCTTTTAGAACTCCGTATCTCGGGAAGGTATGTTCCCGTACACTTGATTCGAGAGGATCGGTCGTCCGTGTCATATAGAGAGAGATTCTCGGCTTCGGAGCAGAAGGCGCACAACCGCTTCATCGCGACGAAAATCCATCAGGAAATGTCGAAGCTCCGTGCCGGTGTGGAGGCATCGCCGACGACACCAAAGCGCTGGGTTTGGGAGTTGATCCAGAATGCCAAGGACGTGAATATCGGAGGTAGGGTTCGTGTGCGTATTGATGTGGACCTGGATGACCCGGATGCCCACGTCACCTTCAGCCACAACGGAGGCGCGTTCTCTGCGGAGAATATTCGTTTCCTTATCGAGCAAGTCTCATCGAAGGACCGGACGACTGACAGCACAGGACGGCCGACAACAACCGGGAGGTTCGGCACGGGATTTCTCACCACCCACCTGTTGTCCGAAAACGTCTTGGTCAATGGCGTCGTGAAGGAACCGGGCTTGACGCCCAGGAAGTTCGAGCTTTCGCTTGATCGCAGCGGAAGCGAGTTGGAAGAGATCATCGCTGCTGTAGAAGCCGCGAAAGGCTCGATGGAAGACTTGGATGATAGACCGCCCTATAGGGGATATGCCGACGACAAATTCAATACGTCCTTCCGCTATGAGTTAACTGACAAGACGGGCAAGAAGGTAGCGCACGCGGGTTTGAAAGACCTCGACATCTGCCTCCCGTACACGCTCGCATTCGTGCGGGAGATCGAAAGCGTCGAGTACCCGGACCATCTGGTGAGCCTCCAGGAACCCGACGGCGAAAGCGTAGATGGCGAGGTGCAATTCCTTTCCGTAACCACCGCGGACTCCGAAGGAGACACCGAAACCTATTCCATCGCGGTGCTGAGCGACGACCTGACTACGATCGCCATACCGGTCGAGCACACGGAAGACGGCGTCCGAATCCTCTCGCTTGGCCCCGAGGTACCCCGATTGTTCTGCGATTTTCCGCTCCTGGGAACCGAATCCTTTCCGTTCCCGGTGATCATCAACAACCCGACTTTCAATCCGACCGAACCACGGGACGGCGTATTCCTCACCAAGAGCGAGCGGTCCGCTGCTCAGAGCGACCATAACCGGGCCATCATCAAAGAAGCGCTCGTTCTATATCTTTCGCTGCTCGATTACGCGTCGGCAGCCGACTGGCAAGATCTGTACCTCCTTGCTGCCGCAAAGCCAATGCCGGCGTTCATCTGGGCCGATCAGGACTGGTACAAGTCCGAGATCCTCAAGCCCATGCAGACCGCCCTCCTGCGCACCAAGATCGTGCGAACTGCAGCGGACACCATGGCTCCAATCCATTCGCCTGACGGCAGCAATATCTGGTTTCCGAGTAATCCCAACAAAGAAATCCGGCGTCGCATTTGGCGCTGCTGCAAGCCATGGATTCCCAACCAGCTGCCTGCACAATCGGATGTTGAAGTGTGGTATGACATCATCTGGCCCGACTGCAACAAACTGACCCTAGATCAGGTCGCCATCTTCATCGAAGACGACGGAACGATCGAAACGCTAGCAGGCGAACTATCGGACGAAAAAGAAGTCCACGAGTGGCTCAATGACTTCTACGCGACCTTGAAACTCAGCGAGCCCGACTTCCATGCGGTGGTCACCAAACGGCGCATCTTCCCGAACCAGAACGGCACGTTCAAGAAAAAAGCCGAACTCTCCCGGGACGCTGGCGACATCGACACCGCGCTATTGGACATCCTCAAGCTCCTAGGAAACGACCTACGCGATCACCTTCTCGCTGCGGAGATCGACACGGACCTTGATGATCTTTCCCAAAGAGACGGAAGCTTCGTCGTCAAGGAAATCACGGCAACGGTCGAAAGACTCATCAATGATCGGAATGCCATGAACCGCTTTCGGCCCGCACTCTCCGGACTCCTGCTGTGGTTCCGCGACAACCCGTCAAGTGCCAAAAAGCTCTTCTCCATGCTGTATGAGAACAAACACAGGCTCTATGACGACGAGGAGATCCTCGACAACATCAAACACGCGGATCAACTCAAGCAACTCTTGAGCCGCTACAACGTGAAGAGCGTTGACGAGCTCCAAGCCGTCATCGAACAGCACACCGCGGCCTCTGAGCTCTTGCCCGTCACGCAGCAGATCATTGCGAGCCTAGGAATCACCTCAATAGAAGAATGGACCAAAGCGCTCGAAGACAAAAACCTGGCCGCCCTCTTCTCCCACGAGTCCACGCCAACGCCCGACATGTTCATTTACGCGCAATCGCTGATTCAGAGGGCCAAAGATCGCGTGATGGCCCACTTATCGACGCTTGAGGAATATGACCTCACCGATCTCGACGAGACGGCGGACACCGTCCTCGCAGGAGTCAAGAAGGACGACCGGGATGTAACTATCGTCGTCAGACCAGCATACGATGGCACGGTGATCATCTACTACCAATCGGAACGAGACGTGCTGGACTTCGTAGACCATGAACTCTGGGTAGATACCGGAAGGGACGTCCGGCGCATCACCTTCGGCCACATCCTGAAGAAGACGGACATCCGACGCTTCCCGATATAACGCCATGGACATCGCTCAAGACATCTTGGACCGCATCGGTCAGCCCGAATCCGAGCAGCTGGAATACAAGGCGGTTCTGCCGCCCGCCGCGACCGTCGCGCAACTGATCTGCTCTTTCGCGAATACCAACGGCGGAGGCATCGTCCTCGGCGTCGTCGAAAACGGCAAAGAGGTTCTCATCAATGGCCTCAGCGACGAATTCCGCGCCGTACAAATCACTCGCAAGGCAATCGATCTCCTCGCACCACCGCCTATGGTGACGTATGACTACGTCGTCCACCAGGGCAAGCGTCTCTTCGTCATCGACGTGAAGAAGTCGGATGCACCAGTCTCGCTTGGCGGCAAGGTCTATTCCAGGACTGGGGATCGTACGACTCTCCGGCAGGCAGGCCCCGCCAAAGCCATTCGAAACCTCGGTATTGCCCGTTTGTCGAAACTCTTCAAAGAAAGCCGCAAGTCCTGTACAGCCGCCAGAGCGAAGCTCTTGGACCACTACGAAAGCGTACTCCGCATCCTTGATGACCTCGGCAACCTCCTGTATCCAAAACGGTCCAACATCCCGACCGACAACCCTGAAGGCAAGATGCTTATGCGCATCCTCTTCTCGTCCTGCGCCGACACGTTCGAGATCTTCATGTCAGACCTGCTCTACGAGATCTACCTGGCGAAGCCAGAGACACTCAAATCAAACGCACAAGTGACTGTCAAAGAAGTCCTGGACTGCTCCGACATTCAAGAGTTCATCAGTCGACACGCCAAGAGCAAGCTCAAGAAGCTGCAACGCGGCAGCGTCAAAGGATTCATAGCGGACAACAGACAGATAAAGTCACTCGGCGTGTTCGACACGCGGCAGGAAGAGATCGAAAGAATCTTGCAGATTCGACACCTCTATGCTCACCAGAATGGACTTGTTGACGACAAATTCCGGGAATACTTTCCTACCGCCAACCTGAATGACGAATACCGAATGACACTTGATGAGTTCCTGACACGCTTCGAGTACCTCGCTCAGGCCATCGATGCCGTCGATGAAGCAGCGCGTAAGGACTACCAACTGGCGTCCTTTTCGTGAGATTTGGCCTAGGTGTACGTCGACACAACTTGTCGAATCTTCGATGGCAATCTCGTGCGCAGTGTAAGGTGCCGATAGCTCCAATAAAACGTGAGACACCGCTCACAGAAGTAAGTAACGAGAAAGTCGCTTATGGGAAGTTGGTGCCATAACTAAGACGTCCCTACCGAAACTGGCTTTGGTTCATTTCTTCTTCTCGTCCTGCGGCGGATTGCGTTTCTTGGCGCATGGATCTATTCGAGAGCCTAATGGACGAATTGGCCATTCAAGACCCTTTGTCTCTTTGCGAACTATCATGTTTGAATTTCAGTTTCAAATAGCGCTTTGAATTCGTATTTATCCGTTTCAAGAAAGTACCCCTGAATTTCAAGGATTTGTGAAACGAGGCGCTTTCCGTGTTGCCGTTCGATATGGACAAGCAGCTGAATGGAATCAGCAATGTGGCTCTTTATGGCGCGGTACGGCAGTTCGACGCCACTTTGCAGGACGCAGCTTGTGAATCGCTGCAGGGCCTGGGCAGCGGAGTTGGCGTGGATGGTTGAGAGCGTACCGGAATGACCGGTATTGAGCGCCTGAAGTAAATCAAAGGCTTCGCCACCGCGAATTTCTCCAACAATGATTCTGTCGGGCCGGTGCCGGAGCGTGGCTTTGAGCAGATCTCGAATCGTGATCGGTGGGATTCCATTCTGCTCTTTGCGGGCTTCAAAGCGAACAAGGTTGGGTTTTTTGATGCTGATTTCGGACGTATCTTCGAGCAGGATAATGCGGTCCTCGTCGGGAACAAACCCGGTGAGGATGTTAAGCAGGGTTGTTTTACCGGTTCCGGTTCCTCCACTGATAAGGATATTGTTGCGCGCTTCGACGCGCTGGCTAAGCAGATCGGCAACGGATTGACTAAGCGTGCCAATTCGTATGAGGTCATCCACGGTGAAATGCCGTGCATTGAATTTGCGAATGGTCAGGGTGATTCCGTCAATGCTTGACGGTCGAATGACAGCGGCGACGCGGCTGCCGTCGGGCAGGCGCGAATCAAGAATGGGTTTGATTTCTGAGACATCATCGCCCAGACGGCGAGCGATGTTTCTCACCGCAGCATTCAAAGCAGTCTCAGAAAGTGTCACCTCCGGGACAGCCTCAAGTGTGCCGTTTCTTTCGATAAAGACCTGTGCGCCGGCATTGACCATGATTTCGGAGATGTTTTCGTCCAGTATCAGGTGTTCGATGGGCCGCAAAAACGGCAGAATCAGATCAAAGCTTGCCCGCTCGTTCATAACAGCCCCCTTTTGGCCTGCTCAAAATATGAAATGTTCGGGTCGAGATAGTGTGGTTTGAGATAGCAAATCGTGGCCTCGCTGGTCTCAAAGCCGTTGTAAGGAATGACAATGGCTTGC
It encodes the following:
- a CDS encoding queuosine salvage family protein; amino-acid sequence: MNPFISTLEPIWSSPTCVFIDEKRLRVVSEELSKEPLELPNWRLPVFPSDDDETFTNFLGVGNSINFAFTDFSTYKSFEIEYNGGIWKGAFAMWGCILRALERGKEVLKGRFLRNLNRKEFDEIFAGKVPIPMADERLRILNEIGAVLETHYGGEFSNLFIEARFRAFGGNGIVDRLTSQFSSFRDESVYKRTNAVLKFHKRAQLLPMMYQGRAAASTVLPQIADFEDLGPIADYAVPRGLHNAGILSYAPELQSKIIDRVLIPKDSIEEQEIRAQTENVQWKLLQVLQRMSTPAPTMLHIDYKVWSLGRGAKEPHHLTKTSAY
- a CDS encoding class I SAM-dependent methyltransferase, which produces MPRLPRKTSLYQYARMNPIESEKLRINQIIAKALRPERVLDAFAGDGTSTRIFAKYAKLIVAIDKNREAVETLLTLRRTRKLAVAYCDNLSLMPSLSARSFDLIDLDPCGNCYSQLEHARRLRSPEGLLLISSGQIQRVVRGLDIPELPTSRLYSGRRSVFWAEQIWIPFLLKSLRRGNDLDLIHFFTSPVLTRVVLGPTNVRQSLSRLQTRSRYLGWFEEAAKAAQSTS
- a CDS encoding ATP-binding protein, with amino-acid sequence MDIAQDILDRIGQPESEQLEYKAVLPPAATVAQLICSFANTNGGGIVLGVVENGKEVLINGLSDEFRAVQITRKAIDLLAPPPMVTYDYVVHQGKRLFVIDVKKSDAPVSLGGKVYSRTGDRTTLRQAGPAKAIRNLGIARLSKLFKESRKSCTAARAKLLDHYESVLRILDDLGNLLYPKRSNIPTDNPEGKMLMRILFSSCADTFEIFMSDLLYEIYLAKPETLKSNAQVTVKEVLDCSDIQEFISRHAKSKLKKLQRGSVKGFIADNRQIKSLGVFDTRQEEIERILQIRHLYAHQNGLVDDKFREYFPTANLNDEYRMTLDEFLTRFEYLAQAIDAVDEAARKDYQLASFS
- the tadA gene encoding Flp pilus assembly complex ATPase component TadA, with translation MNERASFDLILPFLRPIEHLILDENISEIMVNAGAQVFIERNGTLEAVPEVTLSETALNAAVRNIARRLGDDVSEIKPILDSRLPDGSRVAAVIRPSSIDGITLTIRKFNARHFTVDDLIRIGTLSQSVADLLSQRVEARNNILISGGTGTGKTTLLNILTGFVPDEDRIILLEDTSEISIKKPNLVRFEARKEQNGIPPITIRDLLKATLRHRPDRIIVGEIRGGEAFDLLQALNTGHSGTLSTIHANSAAQALQRFTSCVLQSGVELPYRAIKSHIADSIQLLVHIERQHGKRLVSQILEIQGYFLETDKYEFKALFETEIQT